A genomic window from Nomascus leucogenys isolate Asia chromosome 10, Asia_NLE_v1, whole genome shotgun sequence includes:
- the LRFN3 gene encoding leucine-rich repeat and fibronectin type-III domain-containing protein 3 produces MAILPLLLCLLPLAPASSPPQSATPSPCPRRCRCQTQSLPLSVLCPGAGLLFVPPSLDRRAAELRLADNFIASVRRRDLANMTGLLHLSLSRNTIRHVAAGAFADLRALRALHLDGNRLTSLGEGQLRGLVNLRHLILSNNQLAALAASALDDCAETLEDLDLSYNNLEQLPWEALGRLGNVNTLGLDHNLLASVPAGAFSRLHKLARLDMTSNRLTTIPPDPLFSRLPLLARPRGSPASALVLAFGGNPLHCNCELVWLRRLAREDDLEACASPPALGGRYFWAVGEEEFVCEPPVVTHRSPPLAVPAGRPAALRCRAVGDPEPHVRWVSPQGRLLGNSSRARAFPNGTLELLVTKPGDGGIFTCIAANAAGEATAAVELTVGPPPPPQLANSTSCDPPRDGDPDALTPPSAASASAKVADTGPPTDRGVQVTEHGATAALVQWPDQRPIPGIRMYQIQYNSSADDILVYRMIPADSRSFLLTDLASGRTYDLCVLAVYEDSATGLTATRPVGCARFSTEPALRPCGAPHAPFLGGTMIIALGGVIVASVLVFIFVLLMRYKVHGGQPPGKAKTPAPVSSVCSQTNGALGPTPTPAPPAPEPAALRAHTVVQLDCEPWGPGHEPVGP; encoded by the exons ATGGCCATCCTCCCATTGCTCCTGTGCCTGCTGCCGCTGGCCCCTGCCTCATCTCCACCCCAGTCAGCCACACCCAGCCCATGTCCCCGCCGCTGCCGCTGCCAGACACAGTCGCTGCCCCTAAGCGTGCTGTGCCCAGGGGCAGGCCTCCTGTTCGTGCCACCCTCGCTGGACCGCCGGGCAGCCGAGCTGCGGCTGGCAGACAACTTCATCGCCTCCGTGCGCCGCCgcgacctggccaacatgacgggCCTGCTGCATCTGAGCCTGTCGCGGAACACCATCCGCCACGTGGCTGCCGGCGCCTTCGCCGACCTGCGGGCCCTGCGTGCCCTGCACCTGGATGGCAACCGGCTGACCTCACTGGGCGAGGGCCAGCTGCGCGGCCTGGTCAACTTGCGCCACCTCATCCTCAGCAACAACCAGCTGGCGGCGCTGGCGGCCAGCGCCCTGGATGATTGTGCCGAGACGCTGGAGGACCTCGACCTCTCCTACAACAACCTCGAGCAGCTGCCCTGGGAGGCCCTGGGCCGCCTGGGCAATGTCAACACGTTGGGCCTTGACCACAACCTGCTGGCTTCTGTGCCCGCCGGCGCCTTTTCCCGCCTGCACAAGCTGGCCCGGCTGGACATGACCTCCAACCGCCTGACCACAATCCCACCTGACCCACTCTTCTCCCGCCTGCCCCTGCTCGCCAGGCCCCGGGGCTCACCCGCCTCTGCCCTGGTGCTGGCCTTTGGCGGGAACCCCCTGCACTGCAACTGCGAGCTGGTGTGGCTGCGTCGCCTGGCGCGGGAGGACGACCTTGAGGCCTGCGCGTCCCCACCTGCTCTGGGCGGCCGCTACTTCTGGGCAGTGGGCGAGGAGGAGTTTGTCTGCGAGCCACCCGTGGTGACTCACCGCTCGCCGCCTCTGGCTGTGCCCGCAGGTCGGCCAGCTGCCCTGCGCTGCCGGGCAGTGGGGGACCCAGAGCCCCATGTGCGTTGGGTGTCACCCCAGGGCCGGCTGCTGGGCAACTCAAGCCGTGCCCGCGCCTTCCCCAATGGGACGCTGGAGCTGCTGGTCACCAAGCCGGGTGATGGTGGCATCTTCACCTGCATTGCAGCCAATGCAGCTGGCGAGGCCACAGCTGCTGTGGAGCTGACTGTGGGTCCCCCACCACCTCCTCAGCTAGCCAACAGCACCAGCTGTGACCCCCCGCGGGACGGGGATCCTGATGCTCTCACCCCACCCTCCGCTGCCTCTGCTTCTGCCAAGGTGGCCGACACTGGGCCCCCTACCGACCGTGGCGTCCAGGTGACTGAGCACGGGGCCACAGCTGCTCTCGTCCAGTGGCCGGATCAGCGGCCTATCCCGGGCATCCGCATGTACCAGATCCAGTACAACAGCTCAGCTGATGACATCCTCGTCTACAG GATGATCCCGGCGGACAGCCGCTCGTTCCTGCTGACGGACCTGGCGTCAGGCCGGACCTACGATCTGTGCGTACTCGCCGTGTACGAGGACAGCGCCACGGGGCTCACGGCCACACGGCCTGTGGGCTGCGCCCGCTTCTCCACCGAACCTGCGCTGCGGCCATGCGGGGCGCCGCACGCTCCCTTCCTGGGCGGCACGATGATCATTGCGCTGGGCGGCGTCATCGTGGCCTCGGTACTGGTCTTCATCTTCGTGCTGCTAATGCGCTACAAGGTGCACGGCGGCCAGCCCCCCGGCAAGGCCAAGACTCCCGCGCCTGTTAGCAGCGTTTGCTCCCAGACCAACGGCGCCCTGGGCCCCACGCCCACGCCCGCTCCGCCCGCCCCGGAGCCCGCAGCGCTCAGGGCCCACACCGTGGTCCAGCTGGACTGCGAGCCCTGGGGGCCCGGCCACGAACCTGTGGGACCCTAG
- the LOC100585475 gene encoding LYR motif-containing protein 2-like: MAAPHLPPATLMLKQFIRRQQVLLLYRRIFQTIQQVPNDSDRKYLKDWAREEFKRNKSATRHATKEDTIRMMITQGNMQLKELEKTLALAKS; this comes from the exons ATGGCCGCTCCCCACTTACCCCCAGCAACACTAATGTTAAAACAGTTCATCAGAAGGCAACAAGTTCTTCTCCTCTACAGAAGGATTTTCCAAACAATTCAGCAAGTTCCAAATGATTCTGATCGCAAATACCTAAAGGATTGGGCAAGGGAagaattcaaaagaaacaaaagtgccACTAGgca tgccaccAAAGAGGATACAATTCGGATGATGATTACTCAAGGCAATATGCAGCTCAAGGAGTTAGAAAAAACACTTGCTTTAGCAAAATCTTAA